Proteins from a single region of Xenopus laevis strain J_2021 chromosome 9_10S, Xenopus_laevis_v10.1, whole genome shotgun sequence:
- the unk.S gene encoding RING finger protein unkempt homolog isoform X3 — translation MSKGPIPSSPSASSTSPGLSAAGGLQAQPEKPQHYTYPYTQIHKHPCRLISTYTRYLKEFRTEQCPLFVQHKCTQHRPYTCFHWHFVNQRRRRSVRRRDGTFNYSPDIYCTKYDETTGICPDGDECPFLHRTTGDTERRYHLRYYKTGICIHETDSKGHCTKNGQHCAFAHGPHDLRSPVYDIRELQAMEALQNGQPTPDGVMEGQTAMAASHAMIEKILGEEPRWQDNTYVLGHYKTEQCKKPPRLCRQGYACPYYHNSKDRRRSPRQNKYRSSPCPNVKHGDEWGDPSKCESGDSCQYCHTRTEQQFHPEIYKSTKCNDMQQSGSCPRGPFCAFAHVEQSLVCDDLQSPSAVSSPTLMAPIMYMPSAAGDSVPVSPSSPHAPDFSSMLCARLGSPTKLCGSPPGSLGKPHSFDNLGFHTDLPASYKKAPGCEREDSVGAEYLKSFKSRAKLKPHSLEHRCQEQPLLQSKQEVLGMLPMGSPLTSSISSSITSSLAATPPSPAAISGTPGMNANALPFYPTSDTVESVIESALDDLDLNEFGVAALEKTFDSSSGPATGGIMIGGSLMQSSAPVNIPGSLGSSASFHSTSPSPPVSLSSHFLHQTTGPHSQSDNAFLSTSASHGSLGLNGMNNSIWEHFVSGSYSPGTSPGFLSGQGGTELIRLQHELEEASSTIKQWEDSWKQAKQACDAWKKEAEEANERATAASIECELAREQRDALELQLMKLQEELERVPVGQDSKMYGSMSELEGLPLATLYSIQKQLHTNLERVDKVRQRGSLSVQINKMS, via the exons ATGTCTAAGGGCCCAATCCCTAGTTCCCCGTCCGCGTCCTCCACTTCTCCGGGTCTTAGCGCCGCTGGAGGTTTACAGGCCCAACCAGAAAAGCCTCAGCACTACAC ATATCCATACACTCAGATTCACAAACATCCTTGTAGACTCATATCAACATATACCAG GTACCTAAAAGAGTTTCGCACCGAACAGTGTCCCCTGTTTGTGCAGCATAAGTGCACTCAGCACCGGCCGTACACCTGTTTCCACTGGCATTTTGTCAACCAGCGCCGGCGGAGATCAGTGAGGAGGCGTGATGGAACCTTTAACTACAGTCCAGATATCTATTGTACCAAGTACGATGAGACTACGGGAATATGTCCAGATGGTGATGA ATGCCCCTTTCTACATAGGACAACAGGGGATACAGAAAGACGGTACCACCTACGCTACTACAAAACTGGCATCTGTATCCATGAAACAGATTCTAAGGGTCACTGCACCAAGAACGGTCAGCATTGTGCCTTTGCGCATGGCCCACACGACCTGCGCTCGCCTGTGTATGACATCAG AGAACTGCAAGCGATGGAAGCTTTGCAAAATGGACAGCCAACTCCTGATGGGGTTATGGAAGGGCAGACAGCCATGGCAGCTAGCCATGCCATGATAGAGAAGATTTTAGGAGAGGAACCACGCTGGCAGG ATAACACATATGTTCTTGGACACTACAAGACTGAACAGTGCAAGAAGCCTCCTCGACTGTGCCGTCAAGGGTATGCCTGCCCTTACTATCACAACAGCAAAGACCGGAGAAGAAGCCCGCgccaaaacaaatacag GTCTTCCCCGTGCCCTAATGTGAAACACGGCGATGAGTGGGGGGATCCCAGCAAGTGTGAGAGTGGAGATTCGTGCCAGTATTGTCACACACGAACAGAACAACAGTTTCACCCTGAG ATCTACAAGTCAACCAAATGCAACGACATGCAGCAGTCTGGGAGCTGCCCACGTGGCCCTTTCTGTGCCTTTGCTCATGTTGAAC AATCTCTGGTATGTGATGATCTGCAGTCTCCCTCGGCTGTGTCCAGCCCTACACTGATGGCACCTATTATGTATATGCCATCTGCAGCAGGAGACTCTGTTCCTGTCAGCCCCTCAAGCCCTCATGCACCAGACTTCAGCAGT ATGCTCTGTGCCAGGCTAGGAAGCCCAACGAAACTCTGTGGGTCTCCACCTGGCTCGTTAGGAAAACCCCACAGTTTTGATAATTTAGGTTTTCACACAGATCTACCTGCCAGTTACAAGAAAGCTCCAGGTTGTGAGCGTGAAGACTCTGTAGGGGCAGAATACCTCAAAAGCTTTAAAAGCCGA GCAAAGTTAAAACCACACTCTTTGGAACACAGATGCCAGGAGCAGCCTCTTCTTCAGTCTAAGCAG GAAGTACTGGGTATGTTGCCCATGGGGAGCCCGCTTACTTCCAGCATCTCCTCCAGTATCACATCCAGTCTAGCTGCCACTCCTCCCAGTCCAGCTGCCATCAGCGGAACCCCTGGTATGAATGCCAATGCACTTCCTTTTTATCCGACCAGTGACACAGTGGAGTCTGTCATAG aatcTGCACTAGATGACTTGGATCTCAATGAGTTTGGAGTGGCAGCGCTAGAGAAAACATTTGACAGCAGCTCGGGTCCTGCCACAGGAGGCATCATGATAG GGGGAAGCTTGATGCAAAGCTCTGCACCGGTTAATATACCTGGGTCATTAGGAAGTTCAGCTTCATTCCATTCCACCTCGCCATCACCGCCTGTCAGCCTTTCGTCTCATTTCCTGCACCAGACTACGGGACCACACAGCCAGTCTGACAATGCCTTCCTTAGTACATCAGCCTCTCATGGATCACTAG GCCTGAATGGCATGAATAACAGCATTTGGGAGCACTTTGTATCAGGGAGCTACTCCCCAGGAACTTCCCCAGGTTTTCTGTCGGGCCAAGGGGGAACTGAGCTCATCAGGTTGCAACATGAGCTAGAGGAGGccagcagcactattaaacaaTGGGAAGACTCGTGGAAGCAAGCTAAGCAG GCTTGTGATGCCTGGAAGAAGGAAGCTGAAGAAGCCAATGAGCGAGCAACTGCTGCAAGTATAGAATGTGAATTAGCCCGGGAGCAGAGGGATGCTCTGGAGCTGCAGCTAATGAAGCTTCAGGAAGAGCTGGAGAGGGTTCCAGTAGGGCAAGACTCAAAGATGTATGGCTCTATGTCTGAGCTGGAGGGTCTTCCCCTTGCAACCCTCTACTCAATTCAGAAGCAGCTACACACCAATCTGGAAAGAGTCGACAAGGTCAGGCAGAGGG GCAGTTTATCAGTTCAAATCAACAAGATGTCCTAA
- the unk.S gene encoding RING finger protein unkempt homolog isoform X1 translates to MSKGPIPSSPSASSTSPGLSAAGGLQAQPEKPQHYTYPYTQIHKHPCRLISTYTRYLKEFRTEQCPLFVQHKCTQHRPYTCFHWHFVNQRRRRSVRRRDGTFNYSPDIYCTKYDETTGICPDGDECPFLHRTTGDTERRYHLRYYKTGICIHETDSKGHCTKNGQHCAFAHGPHDLRSPVYDIRELQAMEALQNGQPTPDGVMEGQTAMAASHAMIEKILGEEPRWQDNTYVLGHYKTEQCKKPPRLCRQGYACPYYHNSKDRRRSPRQNKYRSSPCPNVKHGDEWGDPSKCESGDSCQYCHTRTEQQFHPEIYKSTKCNDMQQSGSCPRGPFCAFAHVEQSLVCDDLQSPSAVSSPTLMAPIMYMPSAAGDSVPVSPSSPHAPDFSSMLCARLGSPTKLCGSPPGSLGKPHSFDNLGFHTDLPASYKKAPGCEREDSVGAEYLKSFKSRAKLKPHSLEHRCQEQPLLQSKQEVLGMLPMGSPLTSSISSSITSSLAATPPSPAAISGTPGMNANALPFYPTSDTVESVIESALDDLDLNEFGVAALEKTFDSSSGPATGGIMIGGSLMQSSAPVNIPGSLGSSASFHSTSPSPPVSLSSHFLHQTTGPHSQSDNAFLSTSASHGSLGLNGMNNSIWEHFVSGSYSPGTSPGFLSGQGGTELIRLQHELEEASSTIKQWEDSWKQAKQACDAWKKEAEEANERATAASIECELAREQRDALELQLMKLQEELERVPVGQDSKMYGSMSELEGLPLATLYSIQKQLHTNLERVDKAVYQFKSTRCPKCQDQNRTMLQCQRSVLCEMCKGEEGDCQANITPVLQP, encoded by the exons ATGTCTAAGGGCCCAATCCCTAGTTCCCCGTCCGCGTCCTCCACTTCTCCGGGTCTTAGCGCCGCTGGAGGTTTACAGGCCCAACCAGAAAAGCCTCAGCACTACAC ATATCCATACACTCAGATTCACAAACATCCTTGTAGACTCATATCAACATATACCAG GTACCTAAAAGAGTTTCGCACCGAACAGTGTCCCCTGTTTGTGCAGCATAAGTGCACTCAGCACCGGCCGTACACCTGTTTCCACTGGCATTTTGTCAACCAGCGCCGGCGGAGATCAGTGAGGAGGCGTGATGGAACCTTTAACTACAGTCCAGATATCTATTGTACCAAGTACGATGAGACTACGGGAATATGTCCAGATGGTGATGA ATGCCCCTTTCTACATAGGACAACAGGGGATACAGAAAGACGGTACCACCTACGCTACTACAAAACTGGCATCTGTATCCATGAAACAGATTCTAAGGGTCACTGCACCAAGAACGGTCAGCATTGTGCCTTTGCGCATGGCCCACACGACCTGCGCTCGCCTGTGTATGACATCAG AGAACTGCAAGCGATGGAAGCTTTGCAAAATGGACAGCCAACTCCTGATGGGGTTATGGAAGGGCAGACAGCCATGGCAGCTAGCCATGCCATGATAGAGAAGATTTTAGGAGAGGAACCACGCTGGCAGG ATAACACATATGTTCTTGGACACTACAAGACTGAACAGTGCAAGAAGCCTCCTCGACTGTGCCGTCAAGGGTATGCCTGCCCTTACTATCACAACAGCAAAGACCGGAGAAGAAGCCCGCgccaaaacaaatacag GTCTTCCCCGTGCCCTAATGTGAAACACGGCGATGAGTGGGGGGATCCCAGCAAGTGTGAGAGTGGAGATTCGTGCCAGTATTGTCACACACGAACAGAACAACAGTTTCACCCTGAG ATCTACAAGTCAACCAAATGCAACGACATGCAGCAGTCTGGGAGCTGCCCACGTGGCCCTTTCTGTGCCTTTGCTCATGTTGAAC AATCTCTGGTATGTGATGATCTGCAGTCTCCCTCGGCTGTGTCCAGCCCTACACTGATGGCACCTATTATGTATATGCCATCTGCAGCAGGAGACTCTGTTCCTGTCAGCCCCTCAAGCCCTCATGCACCAGACTTCAGCAGT ATGCTCTGTGCCAGGCTAGGAAGCCCAACGAAACTCTGTGGGTCTCCACCTGGCTCGTTAGGAAAACCCCACAGTTTTGATAATTTAGGTTTTCACACAGATCTACCTGCCAGTTACAAGAAAGCTCCAGGTTGTGAGCGTGAAGACTCTGTAGGGGCAGAATACCTCAAAAGCTTTAAAAGCCGA GCAAAGTTAAAACCACACTCTTTGGAACACAGATGCCAGGAGCAGCCTCTTCTTCAGTCTAAGCAG GAAGTACTGGGTATGTTGCCCATGGGGAGCCCGCTTACTTCCAGCATCTCCTCCAGTATCACATCCAGTCTAGCTGCCACTCCTCCCAGTCCAGCTGCCATCAGCGGAACCCCTGGTATGAATGCCAATGCACTTCCTTTTTATCCGACCAGTGACACAGTGGAGTCTGTCATAG aatcTGCACTAGATGACTTGGATCTCAATGAGTTTGGAGTGGCAGCGCTAGAGAAAACATTTGACAGCAGCTCGGGTCCTGCCACAGGAGGCATCATGATAG GGGGAAGCTTGATGCAAAGCTCTGCACCGGTTAATATACCTGGGTCATTAGGAAGTTCAGCTTCATTCCATTCCACCTCGCCATCACCGCCTGTCAGCCTTTCGTCTCATTTCCTGCACCAGACTACGGGACCACACAGCCAGTCTGACAATGCCTTCCTTAGTACATCAGCCTCTCATGGATCACTAG GCCTGAATGGCATGAATAACAGCATTTGGGAGCACTTTGTATCAGGGAGCTACTCCCCAGGAACTTCCCCAGGTTTTCTGTCGGGCCAAGGGGGAACTGAGCTCATCAGGTTGCAACATGAGCTAGAGGAGGccagcagcactattaaacaaTGGGAAGACTCGTGGAAGCAAGCTAAGCAG GCTTGTGATGCCTGGAAGAAGGAAGCTGAAGAAGCCAATGAGCGAGCAACTGCTGCAAGTATAGAATGTGAATTAGCCCGGGAGCAGAGGGATGCTCTGGAGCTGCAGCTAATGAAGCTTCAGGAAGAGCTGGAGAGGGTTCCAGTAGGGCAAGACTCAAAGATGTATGGCTCTATGTCTGAGCTGGAGGGTCTTCCCCTTGCAACCCTCTACTCAATTCAGAAGCAGCTACACACCAATCTGGAAAGAGTCGACAAG GCAGTTTATCAGTTCAAATCAACAAGATGTCCTAAATGTCAGGACCAAAATAGGACAATGCTTCAGTGCCAACGCTCGGTGCTATGTGAAATGTGCAAGGGTGAGGAAGGAGATTGCCAGGCAAATATCACTCCAGTCTTGCAGCCGTGA
- the unk.S gene encoding RING finger protein unkempt homolog isoform X4: protein MSKGPIPSSPSASSTSPGLSAAGGLQAQPEKPQHYTYPYTQIHKHPCRLISTYTRYLKEFRTEQCPLFVQHKCTQHRPYTCFHWHFVNQRRRRSVRRRDGTFNYSPDIYCTKYDETTGICPDGDECPFLHRTTGDTERRYHLRYYKTGICIHETDSKGHCTKNGQHCAFAHGPHDLRSPVYDIRELQAMEALQNGQPTPDGVMEGQTAMAASHAMIEKILGEEPRWQDNTYVLGHYKTEQCKKPPRLCRQGYACPYYHNSKDRRRSPRQNKYRSSPCPNVKHGDEWGDPSKCESGDSCQYCHTRTEQQFHPEIYKSTKCNDMQQSGSCPRGPFCAFAHVEQSLVCDDLQSPSAVSSPTLMAPIMYMPSAAGDSVPVSPSSPHAPDFSSMLCARLGSPTKLCGSPPGSLGKPHSFDNLGFHTDLPASYKKAPGCEREDSVGAEYLKSFKSRAKLKPHSLEHRCQEQPLLQSKQEVLGMLPMGSPLTSSISSSITSSLAATPPSPAAISGTPGMNANALPFYPTSDTVESVIGGSLMQSSAPVNIPGSLGSSASFHSTSPSPPVSLSSHFLHQTTGPHSQSDNAFLSTSASHGSLGLNGMNNSIWEHFVSGSYSPGTSPGFLSGQGGTELIRLQHELEEASSTIKQWEDSWKQAKQACDAWKKEAEEANERATAASIECELAREQRDALELQLMKLQEELERVPVGQDSKMYGSMSELEGLPLATLYSIQKQLHTNLERVDKAVYQFKSTRCPKCQDQNRTMLQCQRSVLCEMCKGEEGDCQANITPVLQP, encoded by the exons ATGTCTAAGGGCCCAATCCCTAGTTCCCCGTCCGCGTCCTCCACTTCTCCGGGTCTTAGCGCCGCTGGAGGTTTACAGGCCCAACCAGAAAAGCCTCAGCACTACAC ATATCCATACACTCAGATTCACAAACATCCTTGTAGACTCATATCAACATATACCAG GTACCTAAAAGAGTTTCGCACCGAACAGTGTCCCCTGTTTGTGCAGCATAAGTGCACTCAGCACCGGCCGTACACCTGTTTCCACTGGCATTTTGTCAACCAGCGCCGGCGGAGATCAGTGAGGAGGCGTGATGGAACCTTTAACTACAGTCCAGATATCTATTGTACCAAGTACGATGAGACTACGGGAATATGTCCAGATGGTGATGA ATGCCCCTTTCTACATAGGACAACAGGGGATACAGAAAGACGGTACCACCTACGCTACTACAAAACTGGCATCTGTATCCATGAAACAGATTCTAAGGGTCACTGCACCAAGAACGGTCAGCATTGTGCCTTTGCGCATGGCCCACACGACCTGCGCTCGCCTGTGTATGACATCAG AGAACTGCAAGCGATGGAAGCTTTGCAAAATGGACAGCCAACTCCTGATGGGGTTATGGAAGGGCAGACAGCCATGGCAGCTAGCCATGCCATGATAGAGAAGATTTTAGGAGAGGAACCACGCTGGCAGG ATAACACATATGTTCTTGGACACTACAAGACTGAACAGTGCAAGAAGCCTCCTCGACTGTGCCGTCAAGGGTATGCCTGCCCTTACTATCACAACAGCAAAGACCGGAGAAGAAGCCCGCgccaaaacaaatacag GTCTTCCCCGTGCCCTAATGTGAAACACGGCGATGAGTGGGGGGATCCCAGCAAGTGTGAGAGTGGAGATTCGTGCCAGTATTGTCACACACGAACAGAACAACAGTTTCACCCTGAG ATCTACAAGTCAACCAAATGCAACGACATGCAGCAGTCTGGGAGCTGCCCACGTGGCCCTTTCTGTGCCTTTGCTCATGTTGAAC AATCTCTGGTATGTGATGATCTGCAGTCTCCCTCGGCTGTGTCCAGCCCTACACTGATGGCACCTATTATGTATATGCCATCTGCAGCAGGAGACTCTGTTCCTGTCAGCCCCTCAAGCCCTCATGCACCAGACTTCAGCAGT ATGCTCTGTGCCAGGCTAGGAAGCCCAACGAAACTCTGTGGGTCTCCACCTGGCTCGTTAGGAAAACCCCACAGTTTTGATAATTTAGGTTTTCACACAGATCTACCTGCCAGTTACAAGAAAGCTCCAGGTTGTGAGCGTGAAGACTCTGTAGGGGCAGAATACCTCAAAAGCTTTAAAAGCCGA GCAAAGTTAAAACCACACTCTTTGGAACACAGATGCCAGGAGCAGCCTCTTCTTCAGTCTAAGCAG GAAGTACTGGGTATGTTGCCCATGGGGAGCCCGCTTACTTCCAGCATCTCCTCCAGTATCACATCCAGTCTAGCTGCCACTCCTCCCAGTCCAGCTGCCATCAGCGGAACCCCTGGTATGAATGCCAATGCACTTCCTTTTTATCCGACCAGTGACACAGTGGAGTCTGTCATAG GGGGAAGCTTGATGCAAAGCTCTGCACCGGTTAATATACCTGGGTCATTAGGAAGTTCAGCTTCATTCCATTCCACCTCGCCATCACCGCCTGTCAGCCTTTCGTCTCATTTCCTGCACCAGACTACGGGACCACACAGCCAGTCTGACAATGCCTTCCTTAGTACATCAGCCTCTCATGGATCACTAG GCCTGAATGGCATGAATAACAGCATTTGGGAGCACTTTGTATCAGGGAGCTACTCCCCAGGAACTTCCCCAGGTTTTCTGTCGGGCCAAGGGGGAACTGAGCTCATCAGGTTGCAACATGAGCTAGAGGAGGccagcagcactattaaacaaTGGGAAGACTCGTGGAAGCAAGCTAAGCAG GCTTGTGATGCCTGGAAGAAGGAAGCTGAAGAAGCCAATGAGCGAGCAACTGCTGCAAGTATAGAATGTGAATTAGCCCGGGAGCAGAGGGATGCTCTGGAGCTGCAGCTAATGAAGCTTCAGGAAGAGCTGGAGAGGGTTCCAGTAGGGCAAGACTCAAAGATGTATGGCTCTATGTCTGAGCTGGAGGGTCTTCCCCTTGCAACCCTCTACTCAATTCAGAAGCAGCTACACACCAATCTGGAAAGAGTCGACAAG GCAGTTTATCAGTTCAAATCAACAAGATGTCCTAAATGTCAGGACCAAAATAGGACAATGCTTCAGTGCCAACGCTCGGTGCTATGTGAAATGTGCAAGGGTGAGGAAGGAGATTGCCAGGCAAATATCACTCCAGTCTTGCAGCCGTGA
- the unk.S gene encoding RING finger protein unkempt homolog isoform X2, translating to MSKGPIPSSPSASSTSPGLSAAGGLQAQPEKPQHYTYLKEFRTEQCPLFVQHKCTQHRPYTCFHWHFVNQRRRRSVRRRDGTFNYSPDIYCTKYDETTGICPDGDECPFLHRTTGDTERRYHLRYYKTGICIHETDSKGHCTKNGQHCAFAHGPHDLRSPVYDIRELQAMEALQNGQPTPDGVMEGQTAMAASHAMIEKILGEEPRWQDNTYVLGHYKTEQCKKPPRLCRQGYACPYYHNSKDRRRSPRQNKYRSSPCPNVKHGDEWGDPSKCESGDSCQYCHTRTEQQFHPEIYKSTKCNDMQQSGSCPRGPFCAFAHVEQSLVCDDLQSPSAVSSPTLMAPIMYMPSAAGDSVPVSPSSPHAPDFSSMLCARLGSPTKLCGSPPGSLGKPHSFDNLGFHTDLPASYKKAPGCEREDSVGAEYLKSFKSRAKLKPHSLEHRCQEQPLLQSKQEVLGMLPMGSPLTSSISSSITSSLAATPPSPAAISGTPGMNANALPFYPTSDTVESVIESALDDLDLNEFGVAALEKTFDSSSGPATGGIMIGGSLMQSSAPVNIPGSLGSSASFHSTSPSPPVSLSSHFLHQTTGPHSQSDNAFLSTSASHGSLGLNGMNNSIWEHFVSGSYSPGTSPGFLSGQGGTELIRLQHELEEASSTIKQWEDSWKQAKQACDAWKKEAEEANERATAASIECELAREQRDALELQLMKLQEELERVPVGQDSKMYGSMSELEGLPLATLYSIQKQLHTNLERVDKAVYQFKSTRCPKCQDQNRTMLQCQRSVLCEMCKGEEGDCQANITPVLQP from the exons ATGTCTAAGGGCCCAATCCCTAGTTCCCCGTCCGCGTCCTCCACTTCTCCGGGTCTTAGCGCCGCTGGAGGTTTACAGGCCCAACCAGAAAAGCCTCAGCACTACAC GTACCTAAAAGAGTTTCGCACCGAACAGTGTCCCCTGTTTGTGCAGCATAAGTGCACTCAGCACCGGCCGTACACCTGTTTCCACTGGCATTTTGTCAACCAGCGCCGGCGGAGATCAGTGAGGAGGCGTGATGGAACCTTTAACTACAGTCCAGATATCTATTGTACCAAGTACGATGAGACTACGGGAATATGTCCAGATGGTGATGA ATGCCCCTTTCTACATAGGACAACAGGGGATACAGAAAGACGGTACCACCTACGCTACTACAAAACTGGCATCTGTATCCATGAAACAGATTCTAAGGGTCACTGCACCAAGAACGGTCAGCATTGTGCCTTTGCGCATGGCCCACACGACCTGCGCTCGCCTGTGTATGACATCAG AGAACTGCAAGCGATGGAAGCTTTGCAAAATGGACAGCCAACTCCTGATGGGGTTATGGAAGGGCAGACAGCCATGGCAGCTAGCCATGCCATGATAGAGAAGATTTTAGGAGAGGAACCACGCTGGCAGG ATAACACATATGTTCTTGGACACTACAAGACTGAACAGTGCAAGAAGCCTCCTCGACTGTGCCGTCAAGGGTATGCCTGCCCTTACTATCACAACAGCAAAGACCGGAGAAGAAGCCCGCgccaaaacaaatacag GTCTTCCCCGTGCCCTAATGTGAAACACGGCGATGAGTGGGGGGATCCCAGCAAGTGTGAGAGTGGAGATTCGTGCCAGTATTGTCACACACGAACAGAACAACAGTTTCACCCTGAG ATCTACAAGTCAACCAAATGCAACGACATGCAGCAGTCTGGGAGCTGCCCACGTGGCCCTTTCTGTGCCTTTGCTCATGTTGAAC AATCTCTGGTATGTGATGATCTGCAGTCTCCCTCGGCTGTGTCCAGCCCTACACTGATGGCACCTATTATGTATATGCCATCTGCAGCAGGAGACTCTGTTCCTGTCAGCCCCTCAAGCCCTCATGCACCAGACTTCAGCAGT ATGCTCTGTGCCAGGCTAGGAAGCCCAACGAAACTCTGTGGGTCTCCACCTGGCTCGTTAGGAAAACCCCACAGTTTTGATAATTTAGGTTTTCACACAGATCTACCTGCCAGTTACAAGAAAGCTCCAGGTTGTGAGCGTGAAGACTCTGTAGGGGCAGAATACCTCAAAAGCTTTAAAAGCCGA GCAAAGTTAAAACCACACTCTTTGGAACACAGATGCCAGGAGCAGCCTCTTCTTCAGTCTAAGCAG GAAGTACTGGGTATGTTGCCCATGGGGAGCCCGCTTACTTCCAGCATCTCCTCCAGTATCACATCCAGTCTAGCTGCCACTCCTCCCAGTCCAGCTGCCATCAGCGGAACCCCTGGTATGAATGCCAATGCACTTCCTTTTTATCCGACCAGTGACACAGTGGAGTCTGTCATAG aatcTGCACTAGATGACTTGGATCTCAATGAGTTTGGAGTGGCAGCGCTAGAGAAAACATTTGACAGCAGCTCGGGTCCTGCCACAGGAGGCATCATGATAG GGGGAAGCTTGATGCAAAGCTCTGCACCGGTTAATATACCTGGGTCATTAGGAAGTTCAGCTTCATTCCATTCCACCTCGCCATCACCGCCTGTCAGCCTTTCGTCTCATTTCCTGCACCAGACTACGGGACCACACAGCCAGTCTGACAATGCCTTCCTTAGTACATCAGCCTCTCATGGATCACTAG GCCTGAATGGCATGAATAACAGCATTTGGGAGCACTTTGTATCAGGGAGCTACTCCCCAGGAACTTCCCCAGGTTTTCTGTCGGGCCAAGGGGGAACTGAGCTCATCAGGTTGCAACATGAGCTAGAGGAGGccagcagcactattaaacaaTGGGAAGACTCGTGGAAGCAAGCTAAGCAG GCTTGTGATGCCTGGAAGAAGGAAGCTGAAGAAGCCAATGAGCGAGCAACTGCTGCAAGTATAGAATGTGAATTAGCCCGGGAGCAGAGGGATGCTCTGGAGCTGCAGCTAATGAAGCTTCAGGAAGAGCTGGAGAGGGTTCCAGTAGGGCAAGACTCAAAGATGTATGGCTCTATGTCTGAGCTGGAGGGTCTTCCCCTTGCAACCCTCTACTCAATTCAGAAGCAGCTACACACCAATCTGGAAAGAGTCGACAAG GCAGTTTATCAGTTCAAATCAACAAGATGTCCTAAATGTCAGGACCAAAATAGGACAATGCTTCAGTGCCAACGCTCGGTGCTATGTGAAATGTGCAAGGGTGAGGAAGGAGATTGCCAGGCAAATATCACTCCAGTCTTGCAGCCGTGA